In Felis catus isolate Fca126 chromosome A2, F.catus_Fca126_mat1.0, whole genome shotgun sequence, the following proteins share a genomic window:
- the LRG1 gene encoding leucine-rich alpha-2-glycoprotein isoform X2 — translation MEKGEAIMSSRRPQRKHSPGGLDSRLSRTLLLLLLSTASAREVTPNRAACVVSHAVNGTSVSCHPPAQIPRRFPADTVYLVVEFFNLTRLPDDTLGGLARLQELHLSNNQLESLSPTFLLPAPLLRVLDLTRNRLARLPPGLFRALAALHTLVLKENHLEALEPSWLLGLKALRHLDLSDNRLQSLPPGLLANVTSLRILDLSNNRLKALPPDLLKGPLRLERLHLEGNRLQVLGEGLLAPQPDLRYLFLNDNKLATVAAGALQGLRQLDFLDLSNNLLTGAPKGLWTSLGQPTRDMKDGFDVSGNPWICDGNLEDLYGWLVANKDKMFSRNATRCAGPEAWKGRLLVAAESH, via the exons ATGGAAAAGGGGGAGGCCATCATGTCTTCTCGGAGGCCACAGCGGAAGCACAG CCCCGGAGGCCTGGACTCCCGGCTTTCTAGAacgctgctcctgctgctgctgtctACGGCCTCCGCCCGGGAGGTCACCCCCAACCGTGCCGCCTGCGTGGTGTCCCATGCGGTCAACGGCACCTCCGTCTCCTGCCACCCCCCGGCCCAAATCCCCCGCCGCTTCCCAGCCGACACCGTCTACCTGGTGGTGGAGTTCTTCAACCTCACGCGGCTGCCAGACGACACCCTCGGGGGCCTCGCTCGCCTCCAGGAACTGCACCTGTCCAACAACCAGCTGGAGAGCCTCTCGCCCACGTTCCTGCTGCCCGCACCTCTGCTTCGGGTGCTGGATCTAACCCGCAACCGCCTGGCCCGCCTGCCCCCCGGCCTCTTCCGGGCCTTGGCTGCTCTCCACACCCTGGTGCTGAAGGAAAACCATCTGGAGGCTCTGGAGCCCTCGTGGCTGCTCGGCCTGAAAGCCCTGCGGCATCTGGACCTTTCCGACAACCGCCTCCAGAGCCTGCCCCCAGGGCTGTTGGCCAACGTCACCTCCCTGCGCATCCTTGACCTCAGCAATAACCGGTTGAAGGCTTTGCCCCCAGACCTTCTGAAAGGCCCCCTGCGGTTGGAAAGGCTGCATCTGGAAGGCAACCGACTGCAGGTGCTTGGCGAGGGGCTCCTGGCACCCCAGCCAGACCTCCGCTACCTTTTCCTGAATGACAACAAGCTGGCCACCGTGGCAGCgggcgccctccagggtctgcgGCAGCTGGACTTCCTGGATCTGTCCAACAACTTGCTTACCGGCGCGCCTAAGGGGCTCTGGACATCCCTGGGGCAGCCCACCCGGGACATGAAGGATGGCTTTGACGTCTCTGGTAACCCCTGGATCTGTGATGGGAACCTGGAAGACCTCTACGGGTGGCTTGTGGCCAATAAAGACAAGATGTTCTCTCGGAACGCGACGCGCTGCGCTGGGCCTGAAGCCTGGAAGGGCCGGCTGCTGGTTGCAGCTGAGTCCCACtga
- the LRG1 gene encoding leucine-rich alpha-2-glycoprotein isoform X1 yields the protein MRFPCSGFPLEPRVALEHYLWSKIELDTASNLVWPALGRKGRKFPRGDNLGKSEKVSRAREHRSRGFAGQVGVRCPGLQHMEPGSPGGLDSRLSRTLLLLLLSTASAREVTPNRAACVVSHAVNGTSVSCHPPAQIPRRFPADTVYLVVEFFNLTRLPDDTLGGLARLQELHLSNNQLESLSPTFLLPAPLLRVLDLTRNRLARLPPGLFRALAALHTLVLKENHLEALEPSWLLGLKALRHLDLSDNRLQSLPPGLLANVTSLRILDLSNNRLKALPPDLLKGPLRLERLHLEGNRLQVLGEGLLAPQPDLRYLFLNDNKLATVAAGALQGLRQLDFLDLSNNLLTGAPKGLWTSLGQPTRDMKDGFDVSGNPWICDGNLEDLYGWLVANKDKMFSRNATRCAGPEAWKGRLLVAAESH from the exons ATGCGTTTTCCGTGTTCAGGGTTCCCTTTGGAGCCCCGGGTTGCCCTCGAGCACTATCTATGGAGCAAGATAGAGCTGGACACAGCAAGTAACCTTGTTTGGCCGGCGCTGGGCAGAAAGGGCAGAAAGTTTCCCAGAGGGGACAACTTGGGAAAGTCGGAGAAAGTGTCACGGGCAAGGGAGCATCGGAGCCGGGGCTTCGCAGGACAAGTAGGAGTTCGCTGCCCCGGCCTTCAACATATGGAGCCGGGGAG CCCCGGAGGCCTGGACTCCCGGCTTTCTAGAacgctgctcctgctgctgctgtctACGGCCTCCGCCCGGGAGGTCACCCCCAACCGTGCCGCCTGCGTGGTGTCCCATGCGGTCAACGGCACCTCCGTCTCCTGCCACCCCCCGGCCCAAATCCCCCGCCGCTTCCCAGCCGACACCGTCTACCTGGTGGTGGAGTTCTTCAACCTCACGCGGCTGCCAGACGACACCCTCGGGGGCCTCGCTCGCCTCCAGGAACTGCACCTGTCCAACAACCAGCTGGAGAGCCTCTCGCCCACGTTCCTGCTGCCCGCACCTCTGCTTCGGGTGCTGGATCTAACCCGCAACCGCCTGGCCCGCCTGCCCCCCGGCCTCTTCCGGGCCTTGGCTGCTCTCCACACCCTGGTGCTGAAGGAAAACCATCTGGAGGCTCTGGAGCCCTCGTGGCTGCTCGGCCTGAAAGCCCTGCGGCATCTGGACCTTTCCGACAACCGCCTCCAGAGCCTGCCCCCAGGGCTGTTGGCCAACGTCACCTCCCTGCGCATCCTTGACCTCAGCAATAACCGGTTGAAGGCTTTGCCCCCAGACCTTCTGAAAGGCCCCCTGCGGTTGGAAAGGCTGCATCTGGAAGGCAACCGACTGCAGGTGCTTGGCGAGGGGCTCCTGGCACCCCAGCCAGACCTCCGCTACCTTTTCCTGAATGACAACAAGCTGGCCACCGTGGCAGCgggcgccctccagggtctgcgGCAGCTGGACTTCCTGGATCTGTCCAACAACTTGCTTACCGGCGCGCCTAAGGGGCTCTGGACATCCCTGGGGCAGCCCACCCGGGACATGAAGGATGGCTTTGACGTCTCTGGTAACCCCTGGATCTGTGATGGGAACCTGGAAGACCTCTACGGGTGGCTTGTGGCCAATAAAGACAAGATGTTCTCTCGGAACGCGACGCGCTGCGCTGGGCCTGAAGCCTGGAAGGGCCGGCTGCTGGTTGCAGCTGAGTCCCACtga